The region TTTTCCGATTCATGAATGAAATTTTATGATTCGTTGCGATCCTACAAAGCGTTAATGAAGTTGTAAATTGTCGAGAGCAACATTAACATTTGCTGTGCCCCAAACCATATGAAAGGTCGATGAAAAAGACCATCTACTTTGTTCGTAGCCCAAAGGGTTTTAACAAGAAGTAAATTATGCCGGCCGAAGCCAAAGATACCGCAGCACAATTAGCTCTAATTGAGATATTCATCTAATTACATTGGTAGTACACACACATAAATaacacatttcaaaatatcTTCTAGTGAAAGTTATTGAAAAAGAAGATCATATAAACCATTTCGTATATCTTTacccaaatatatataatttaaaaaagggaaataattcaattttgaATTGATGGCTTTGGATTATTTTGGGTATGCTATAATTGAATGTACCCTACCACGATTGGGATATGAGCTGAACTTCAAAGCTACTATATTTGTAATTCTGTGAGTCTgtgataattattaataaacttCTCTattgtgatttttattttatgtatcgaaaataattttatttctaataaGACCTACCGTAAATATTTGTTACAGATCAGCTAAAAAGCCTCTCTTGCAGTGGCATCGAAACCGAATTTGGTAGTTCCCCAATCTGGTAGTGACCAATCCATATCACGATAAGATCACACGCGCAGAGCCGCCGCATCCAATCACATTCCCATCTCGGATCTTTATCGGAGGTCTCTCATTCCCATTCCCGCCCCGAAAGCCATCCCAATCAGCCACTTAGCCCATCTCGCAGGGAACACACACGTAGGCGCCTCCAGCAGCAGGTTCTTAGGTGTCCATCAAGGCAGCTCGGAATTCGCCGGCCACGTTCGCGGACCAAGATCGACCAAGATCGACCAAGACGGACCGAGTTGCTGTGGGGGCCACTTAATTCGTTTAATGGCAATGGGTTGACGCCAGCCTCCGCAGCTGTACCGCTACATCATCGATAAGGCGGCGGACAGAAATTTGGAAATCAAAAGATTCACAGCTCCTACAACCCGAGAGAAGTGTTAATGGATGTCACTTTGGTCGGATCCCCCTTCCCCACTTTCTCAGCCCTGTTTTTGCTTCGATCCACCTTTGGCTGACATTAAGCTTCATCAGACATTCAACTCGATGCTGAATTAGCATACAAATTACACACGAGCAATAGCACTCAAAAATGCTCTTCGGTATTCGGGCTTTGGGTACGGGGCTTTGGGTTTTCGGATATTCGGTTCTCTGACCACAACAAAAAGCCGACAAATTTCGCCCCAAACGCTTCCAAGTGGCAAACGGCTACCGATTTTATTATTGATAATGTTTTGATTTATCACAAAGATATACAAATTGCCACTGCCCCAAAGTTCGGTTGAGGTCCACTCCGTATCTTGCCGCAGGGCGCGGCACTTTTGTGTGTATCTTGTGGATAAACGCTGGGGTATTTCATTCGAGACCATAATTTGTATGCGGTAGCTCGAAAGTCGCTTGCTGGTGTCATTTCGTGCTAAGTTCCATTGTGtctgcacagagagaaaagaTGTGACAGTATAAAGTTGCTAGGAAAATTTGGAATGTGTATTGAAATGTTCTGACATTATTACAGCTGTTTTTAGAGtggtattattttaatatcacaGAGTAAAACATTTTGTACTGTCAATGAAAGGAGACATACCATTGATGATTCCTTTCCTTTATTGTCTGACTGTAGTTTCTCTCtgaatataattattttcttatttaattgTATCTATCTTCAAGACCATTGCTTTTTATCATCATCatataatattatctttttatatatatttaaagttagagagtttaatttaatacaaTCCATTTCATATTTCTAGCTACCTACTTCTACCTTTCAACGAATGTACCACGTATCGTATAATGTATTGTAAATATATCACAAATGGCAGGATTtcctaattattttttattaactgaTGAGATTTCCCACAGTGTGGTCTTGTGGCTTGGCCGCACTACTTAGGTTGAGCGATCTCCGGTGCTGGCCTAATAGACGGATCCGATCCGCATTGACAAATGCTGCTCGTCGCGTTCAGTAAATTGTTTTCGACATTTTCGTGTCGCATTTGTGGTCGAAATCTGCATAATGAGTTGGCAAAACGCTGACAGCTGTCCCAAGTGCCGAAGATTACCCGATGATAAGACGAGGATCGCTTTGGCCATAAGCGCATTCGTCACAGATTTCTTCGGGGCGCAGCTGAAAGGTTGAGGTTGAAGTTGAAGTGGAGGATACATTGCTGCGAGCTGGCCATGATTGGCATGCAGTTCGGCTTTTGGGCTAGGGTTTGGAAGCCTTTCGAGCGTTGATTGTTGACAACTGGCTGGCACAACTTCATCATCGTCAGCCGGGGAACGGGAAGTCGAGTTCTGGTGAGGTGAGGATCGCATCGGCAAAACAAAAGGCGACATTAATGCATTGCCAGCAGCCACTCGAAGGGGCGTGACGAATTTGACACAACGGCAATGACTTTATTACCAAGCGACTCCTGCTCTGACACCCCTAGTCGCCCATGATCACCCCTGCACAAGCCCCCGTCCCTCCCCGCCCCTGGCAGTGTGACAATGTGACAATGTACACAAATACGAGGACCGTGGTGAAGAGCCCTCTCCGGGGATTTGGGCTTGCCAGATGCGACAATAAACACTTGGGCTATTTATGAGGTTTTAATGAACACGGCTCCGCCATCTTGGGCCCGCTGATGAAAGGATACAGAGCCGATACATTTGGCTTATGAATTTGCAGAATTAGAGGCGTGTCGGATCGTTCTCGAGGGGCTGTGAGCTCGAGGCCCGCTTCGAGAGGCTCTTTTCCTAGGGGCGATGGCTAATTGTGATTGACAGGGCGTGTCGCGTCTATTGAGGCGCCCAATTAAGAGTCGTTttataattgattttgaatACGAAAGCGATAGCGAATGTTCGCAGGGGAGGCCGATTTCCAGGCCCCAGCGAAAGGAAACGAAACTCGGGCCCGTCAAGTCAGTCAAGTGCAGGCATTAATCAAACAACGCGGCCATCTTGCAGCCTGAATGCAGGGGCGCGCAAGGGGGCTTGCAGAAGGgttcttatgcaaatgccgaCTGCAACTGCGGCAGCGTCATAAAAAGCGAAATAAATGGGGGTTTGAGGACCTGCATCGAAACTGGAACACCCTTTCGGAGGCCTGATAAAAAGGAATTGAAACTGGATTGGTAAAATTATTAGTATACTCagcttttttcttttctttatgTTGCAATCTATGTAAATTTACTTAATATTATCATCATAATTGTATCTATTCATAGTGTTGTTGCCATAAAACTAAGATACTGATTTCTTCATATAACCTATGTCTTACAATCTTCAAAGGAAATACAGATTTGTTTAAGCTGACACCACCTTCTAGTTACCTTTGTTATTTCGAAGTAATCAATTATACCCAGTTCGGGAGGGCAGGGTGAGGCGAGGTAGAGCCCATTATCGATTACTGTGAGGCAGTTACATCATTTCACTTAGCCGACTCTCCAGTCACATTCCCACCGGCAAAGGGCGCAATGCAGTTAAATAGACATTTGCATGCAAAATGCAagaaaagcgggaaaaaaagaaaaccaggACAAACAGCGGAgcgaaattgaataaaaaactgaCACTGACAAACAAACGAAGCGCGGCGCATACAGGGCGCATACGTGATACGACGGCGGACCAAAGTTGCAATCAATTTGGAAATGCATCGAGTTCAGTTAGGAGGGGAAGCGGTGGAAGTGGCAAGACAAACGAATGTGTGCCAAGAGAGTGCACTGAAAGAAACACATTGCCAGTTAAAAAATGCTACATTTGTAAAGTAAATGACATTTAAAGATACAACACTCAATCGTTTAggtaaaaaacacaaaacattaaaaaaaatcttcatttttattttttaaagcctaTATATAAACAATACTCATTGATGaaaccataaaaaaaaatattaaatgaatatatttggactttttttgttgcatacttttaaatacCTTATTAAGTAGTGGGGGGTTTTAATCCCATAGTACCAATAATGGGGATTCGTCTAAGTTTATACTTAAACTACAAACAAAATGCTTTTACGAAgctgatattttttaatttcttatattttttgttcatATTCATTATTGTTGAAAGCCAAGATTCAATTTCCAACCGTCTTactaaaaaaagtttcagTTAAGATTACCTTCAAAACACATTACTTCCCCAGAGATTCCGGTCCTACAGTTTTCTCAATTTGGGCCTTCTTATCGGGAGGGGGGGACTCCTAAGCAAAGCAAATATCTTTTTTCCTGTGCACCAGGGGTCTGGAAACACGGATTCAAAGAGACTGGCTTTTTCAGCGGAAAATAGATGAGGAGAAGAAGAACCGAAGCCAACGGTACAACGAGACATCATTATTGATGACAATTGAGTGGGCCAAAAGAGAGCTGCGAAAAGCGGGAGAGCCAACAATTACGATAATTAACGCAGTCAGCCGGCTGGAAAGTGGGGGAAAGAGAAGGAAGGccagagagagggagagagaaaGGGAGGAGAGCGCATGTCAAATTGTACAAATTAATGACGTTCGCACGTTGACAGCGACTTTCGGGGGGTGGAAGGGGCTGAAGTAAGTGGCCAACTGCCATTGGTCCGCTGGCCCTCTCTCACCGtctttctctctctcgccCAGTGCCCCGCCCCCTTGGGCCAGAGCGAGGCGGCGCGAGTGGAGTCCTTGACGTCATGAACCAGTTTAGAGCTCCCACAAACCAGTCGAGAGAGCTGGCCGAAAGAGAGCGCGCGAGCGAGAGAGGGAGCAGCATAAGCAACAAATTCCGAACGGGCCATTTTCGTTGTTGGTGTTTGTGTAGCACGTTGTGCCGACGTTTTTCGTGTGACAGCCGCGCGTTTTTGCCGACGCGTTTTTAACCGCGAGTTTGGAAGACCACTTACTACCCAGATTCTAGCCAGGATGTGCTAAGTGGCTAGAGGAAAACCACCTGAAGATGCCGCAAAGAACGCCCAGTCCCGCTAACTCCGAGATTTCGGTGGGCTCGCCCAGTCCGCCGCCCATGAGATCGCTGAACATGAAGCGTTTGCGGCTCTTGAGGAGCCCTGTGGGCCCGGAGAATGGCCGTCAGAGATCCTCGCCCGTGAGGATCAAGAGCTTTTCCATAGCCGATATCCTGGGCAGGGGAAACGAGGAAAGCAGGGAGGAGGACAAGAAACCGGAGAGGAGCACGGTTCCCAGTGCTCTGCCAGGAATCGCCGCTCCTCTGGTGCTGATAAACGAACGGTTGCAGATGCCCCTGATGCCGAACTGTCCACCGCCCGCCGCACTGCATCCGTTCCTGTCGCCCGCCCTGCTCCACAGCTACGAGCAGCGCCTGGCCTGGGACTACCAGCGCCAGCTGCAGGAGCACTTCCAGGCACAAGCGCACCTCCTGCGCCACATGACCTTGAACCCCGCCATCATCGCCTCCGAGGACGGCAGCTCGGAGCGTTCCCAGCGGTccagcagcaacggcagcacCGACTGCTGCAGCCCCAGGCAGTCCCAGGAAAAGCTGGAAAGCCGAGCCACCCAGGAGGTCGGGGAGGGAGCCCAAAAGAAGTCGCCGGAGGAACAGTCCAAGGGAGCGGGAAAGCCCAACGGAGACACCCCTCTGGACGCCCTCTTCCAGCTGTCCACCAAGAATTTCGACGAGGAACAAGGTGAGTAAATCCGTATTTGAGCTGAAAGTCATTAAAGCGATgctatatttataaaaagaagcAGTCATTGCGCCTTATATTGACCTAAAAATACAAATCGCCTTTAAATTCATCAACAATTTAAATACGGGAATGTTTTTATTgtatcaaatatatttttatttatatagcttacgttttttgttaatttatttcgATTCATTCATATACCGAACTcgattaaaaatgacaatgaCCAAAAAAgatcacattttttttgtttttgatttgtttaattgtTTCGGTCATTAACagtgtatttaaaatacattttataagtactttcaacttttaaattcgaaatttatttggaaaaaatgtaaagtaaaTTTAGTTCCTGTAAACAACGATTTGGTTGGGCTCCCAAAAATACTGGAtttttctttactttctgtGCAATCTCCAGAACGAAATGCCCACATTTTGCTCTGTGCACACAACCTCActcaaattacattttaatataaactGATTTCCCAACGAGAGCCATCATAACCATTAGCCCGGCCAGCGATTGATCAATTGTTGTCATTACGCCTTGATGAGATTCTGCTTAAGGCGTAAAAACAGTAGTGAGGTCAGTCTGGTCGGCCGAGGTGGCTAAATCAATTTCAGGCCGGCTGGCTGCTCGCTCGGCGTCGCCTTTGAAGGCAATTGCCTTtcccagacccagacccagacccagtcccagtccccgacccagtcccagtcccagagCAAGACCCACTCGAGAGCCCCAGCCCGATGATATGATGGTGCTCCAGCTCAGATTCAAAGCTGATGGCTCCGGCGCATGCGTATCGTTCGGCATAATTTGCTTAGCGGCGTTGATTTCTCGTTAAGTCGCAGACGCGAACCGATTTATCCCACACTCGGAGGAAAACTGCAGTCCTTAAAATTAGAGTAAAAATCTAGTTTGGGTAAAAAGTATTGTACTAGGTATTTCAgcctttttataataatactaaaatattttatacaaaccTATGCCCACAAAATACTTAAATCACTAATGCACTgttgtgaaaaataattttgattaggtactttttttattcattcatttatttgcgGAACCTTTCGAGCTTGCAATTTCAACAGACCAATATTTATAGATTACTTTAGCGACAAAATCTAACAAACTGTACGAATGGTATATGTAGTATAATCGAAAATGGTATAAAATtaggcaaaaaaagaaaagcataTTACTTAAGAAGACATTTTAGGATTTTgaagttttaatattttgtatccCGATGATGAATAGATCTTGAGGGGTTTTGAAATAATAGATGTTTTGTCTTTCTCGcgctctttaaatatttagtgtTATTTGTGGCACACTAGTGTCCATATTTTCCCGCAGTGCAGCCGCAAACCATCAGCGAACCCATGGTCTGCGCTTTGTTCATCAGCTACTGAAATTGAATTTACGCGGCGCACGTACAGCGGCCAATTGGTTCGTGCTCCACTACGGATTGCCGTACTGCTGGATTGCTGCACTGGCCAGCCACAGAGCCATCTAATCAGCATCAGCTGATTTGATCGCTTGATCGGTTGATCAACTGCTACTGGCATTGAGTGCCGCCCGGGATGATTATGATTATCGCTCAGCAGCACTTAGGCGCCGCAGTTTGCGAAAATTGTATTACACTTCTTTCCCAAGACAGCATCCGGTGGGGAGATCGGTGGGGAGATCCACAGCGACCCTTCGCTTCCTGCGACTCAGGCTGTCGGGCAATTTGCCTGGCTGATCAAAAGCCATAACCGGCCAGTTGGGGCAAGATCTGAGGAACTTCCGCCTGGTAATTAGGAGCAGCGACAACTCCCATGGCAACACCGTCGTAGCTCCACTTTGGCCTGCTCACCGCTCATGACGATTCGCAGTAGATAGGCGCAGGGCAGCCCATGTGGCACATAGAAAATAATTACAATCAAAATGGCTGAAAAGTTGCAGCTATTTGAACAATGGACCTGTCGTTAGGTCTCGTCAATTAAGAACTCATGGGAGACTTCGTCACCGCAGGTTGGGTACTCTTTGTCAAGTTATATATGGGTGAAATGAGGATTCTTtaggatattgattgtttagCACTGTTACAATTTACAAAGATAAGAATTCACTCCTTTTTAAACAGTTAACTCTCCTTTAACGTGAGccaatatattaaaaatcaaaatactaTTTGGTGTGGTAagataattattaaataatacatttttgggTTTCCATGATCGTATCTTAGGATTAGTACAattatatttctaaatttatattttactatGTCTTCCATAACATCCGATGTCTATAAACAAGAATagtttaaaatatcttaatttATAAGCTTAATAGCAACACTTTCTTAAAATACTATACAAAGTGTACATAATGGCTGGGTCTGCCCGTTTAGAGGGTAGTACCGCCATGGCAGTGGGCCAAGGGAGCGACTTGGCCCGAAGAAAGCCCAGTTGAGGGGTGATCAGCACgggttgttgtcgctggctgccgCTGAAATGTTGGCTTGATGAAACGCCAAGACAATTGGCACAGACAGCCGCATTATTGAACGCACAAACGGCACAGAGAGCGGCGGATGCATCCctaattacaatttaattacTAAAACTTTTCCCACTTGACAAAAGGCGGCGGCCATGGCTGGGGACCGAAGACCGCGACCCAGCCGAGCATGAACCACCGAACGCACCGCAGCCAGATACATTTACAGGGCCCAGAAACGGAACAAACTCACAGATACGGCGGCCGCAATGATGATGGCACTTCGGGTTGACAGTTGATTTGACAGATAGCAGTGTAAACATTTTACAACATGCGGGCCTGGGGTCGCGGGGCGGAgcaaaaagtaataataaaacgTGCTGGGGTGTGAGGTTTCAGGAGGTGGTGGTGCCCAAAGAGTCGGAGCTAATTAGTTCAACTAGACGTATACTTAATTTCGAACGGGAGCAAAGtcgaaaaatgtaaatagGTGGCGGATTGAGCATAAATTATAGTTATAATTGGAAATCCGCACGGATAATGGGCCGGGTCGTGTGCTAACCACCATGCAAATGGATCCCCAGCCAGAGCTGTTAGAAGGCAATTTTCAGTCACGTCAAATCAAACGATCCATAACCGGTCCACGTCCAGAGCTCTCATATGTACTCCATCAGCGGGTGGGGTAATGGCTTTTCGAGATTCTACCTCCCGGACATCGTGACATTCCAAATGGCGTGCCCTGGCCATCTGGGTggccagccacgccccctaAACATATGTATAGTACAGGTATTATATGACTATCTGCTGTGCCAGATAGATTTCCATCTTTCGCATTAGTGGCCACTTGCCCTGTAATTGCTGTTCAAATATTGTCCAGTATTAAAAATCCGGTTGGCCGATAAAAGAAGTGCAAGTGCTGCGTGCATCGAAGTCCATAAACAATTTAGCACACTGTCTTtcgcaacaataacaacgttTCAACGATAATTTATTGGTATTAACAAAATTGATTTCATTTCAGCGGAACCCAATTCGCAAATTGCTCAGTTGCACTTGCAATTTCATTCGTTTTAAATGCTTCCCAAGAAACCCATTCAATAGACTAAGCCCTGTGGCAAAAGTCAACAAGCTGCGGGTTCAGATGGCACATAAATcaagcaaacaaaaagaaatccCATCGCGCCcgagtgtaaaataaaaattcatttcaaaTGATTAATAGCTGCACAGCGTTTCAAGAAAATTCGTTAATGACATTAAAACACCGCGCGAATACTAGATATCAGAAGTGTTTTTATATTCGCGTATGTGTTTATTAAATGCCATTAGGCGAGACTCGTTTGCCTCAATAAAATCGAGAAAAATGACTGCGGGCACAAAACTGTTCTAGCGTCGCATAAAATATGCATGAAATATTGCAAAAATGCCTGCGAGCGGCCGAAACAAGTTGACAAGCCGGCGCTCGGCATAAATTCTCTAATTAACGGTTGCGCCTCaaatcttttattaaaaattataattcgCAGTAGTAGTAAAAGTGGCAGAGAAATATGAGTTTGCGTGCGGGCTGACCATAAAGCATTAGCATTAATACGAGCCGGGGAAAACtacgaaaaaaatgtaaactagCGTGGCGGGCTTTCAAAAATGGTTAACTGCCTGCTTGGCTTTCACTGCTAACCCTCGGCCCTCGGTATGGAGGCTTACTGGAAGCCTTGGTATTCCATATTATACCACACTAAGCGGTACCACTCGGGTGGTCCATCATCATCACGGGGCACGGGCACGGGCACGGGTACCCCTCGAGCAAATTGCATACCTCGCCCGGTCCGCTTAGAGCCGCAGTCAGAACAGCCAGGAGACGctcagatacaaagatactcgGACGCGCAGATACGCAGATAGCCAGCCGGCTACTCAGATCCCCAGATACTCGGGTGCTGAAGAGGTGTGCGAAAGCAACGCACTGAAGGTGTTACCTGCACGCTTTTGATGAGCACTAATTGAGCTCAAGTTGCATTTTTCTTCCTTGGCCATTACCCGCGATCGGGCCGAAAGGGGTCCATCGGCGTCGAGATCAAAGCCGGCAGGCCGATCATAAAGACAAGCGAAAATCAAGCATCGACAGTTGCACAAGAGACAGCAAATGAGAGAATTAGCCGGGAGACTGAGACTCAGAACGAGACTGGTAGAGGTGAGAAGCAGAGTTGGCCAAGGAGCGCTACATTTTGGTAATAACTCTATCAGAGCCATATGGGAGGCCCGGCCCAACTGTTGCCAACGATAAAAAGGGTTGGCTACAGTGTGAAAAATAGGAATATACCAACAAATTATGGAGAGTATAAGATTAACATTGTAGGGATAATATATAAATCATCTTCGATAAAATCCAAAAGGTAACTCACATTATAATCAATTAGAATTAGAAACCAAGGCAATAACAAATCACCTTTGTTTTGTGACAAAAAAAGGCTATatataattgtttaaaattaatccACAACAGTTATTtctgaataaaataaactgaaaATCCGTCTGTTTTatggttttatattttaaaatattataagaatacttttattttaaagttaagttTTGTAAGATCAAGCCcaaattttttgttgaatttttccaccttaaattatttttttctgtgcaacAATTGAACCCAGCAAAGGGGCAGGAATGCGGCATTCAAGTCAGGACCTTGTCAAAGTTCTTAAAAACGCATTCGCATTCCCGTTCCCACCGCgattcgcattcgcattcgcgTTTTTGCCAAGCATTAATCACTGGCCCGAGTGAAGAGCCGGGACCGCCCGAGCTGTGAATTTTCGGCATGTGTCGAACATCAAAAGCCCGCGCCACGCATAAAAAGCCATTTAAAAACGCATTTTCTGCCTGGCCCCATGGTCCCCGGGGGCGCAACTCCTCGCTGACCTGCGGGGCCCCAACTGCAGCCAACTAACTGCACACTGCTTTTGGCCAAGAGTCCTCGCTCTTGGCCAGGAAATGCAGAACGCGAGATTGATGCGTTCACGGACAGCCCAGCGAACTACTGCAGACGGACTGCGAGGTGGCAGGAAGGTTTAGGGGGGAAAACGCATTTCCTCGCGGCTTTTCCAGCTGCACATTATGTGGGTCAGTTGGCGCCTGGCCTGGCGAAACCAGTTTTCCTAGGTGTTGGCCATTGTGCAGATCTCAGGAGTCACTGAAAGAAAATTTGGCTAGGTTTATAGAAACTATTCACATAAATGCGGATGTCTACTCATACAGCTCATTCGGAAATTCTTatgtttattggtttttcCGTGGGAACTTTTCTATTTATGATAATATCATACAAAATAAGTCATTATACAAAGTAAAAATTCATGTTTATCCCTTTTTATTATAAGTATTACCCATCGTAAGATCTGATTATAAGTATTATTCATTCATTT is a window of Drosophila biarmipes strain raj3 chromosome 3R, RU_DBia_V1.1, whole genome shotgun sequence DNA encoding:
- the LOC108027434 gene encoding homeobox protein HMX3 isoform X1, which translates into the protein MPQRTPSPANSEISVGSPSPPPMRSLNMKRLRLLRSPVGPENGRQRSSPVRIKSFSIADILGRGNEESREEDKKPERSTVPSALPGIAAPLVLINERLQMPLMPNCPPPAALHPFLSPALLHSYEQRLAWDYQRQLQEHFQAQAHLLRHMTLNPAIIASEDGSSERSQRSSSNGSTDCCSPRQSQEKLESRATQEVGEGAQKKSPEEQSKGAGKPNGDTPLDALFQLSTKNFDEEQDPATLNIFATRSNPKKKRKSRTAFSNQQIFELEKRFLYQKYLSPADRDEIAGGLGLSNAQVITWFQNRRAKLKRDMEELKKDVQCEKLPDQSADPNRSHLHLHQQHQHLPMQSIGLEKDADREKDKDKDKEELRMLKLMTLMRYSDGKVLYTQPPTAYLPNPQANQ
- the LOC108027434 gene encoding uncharacterized protein LOC108027434 isoform X2, with the protein product MPQRTPSPANSEISVGSPSPPPMRSLNMKRLRLLRSPVGPENGRQRSSPVRIKSFSIADILGRGNEESREEDKKPERSTVPSALPGIAAPLVLINERLQMPLMPNCPPPAALHPFLSPALLHSYEQRLAWDYQRQLQEHFQAQAHLLRHMTLNPAIIASEDGSSERSQRSSSNGSTDCCSPRQSQEKLESRATQEVGEGAQKKSPEEQSKGAGKPNGDTPLDALFQLSTKNFDEEQAEPNSQIAQLHLQFHSF